The following are encoded in a window of Variovorax paradoxus genomic DNA:
- a CDS encoding Crp/Fnr family transcriptional regulator, with product MSDALENMLRESLWARSLTDDELDRVVQESHERVVPAGGFVVRRGEPADHWIGVIDGLMKMSVSLPDGRVSTFTGVTAGGWGGEGSLLTPGCWRYDGVALRPTRVACVPRHSFERLMSTSIDFNRFLLLHINARLSLFIGLMEFDRLLGPDARVARCLASLFDPILYPRATRFVRLSQDEIGLLSAVSRQRANRALHALQRDGLLRIEHGGVEVLDLAGLRTYQGGAAEAAAAVAAATDTEASAEAPLDDLVSPPSPRWP from the coding sequence ATGTCGGACGCGTTGGAGAACATGCTCCGCGAGAGCTTGTGGGCGCGCTCGCTCACGGACGACGAACTCGATCGCGTCGTGCAGGAGTCGCACGAGCGCGTGGTGCCGGCCGGAGGCTTCGTCGTGCGACGCGGCGAACCCGCGGATCACTGGATCGGCGTGATCGATGGCCTCATGAAGATGTCGGTGTCGCTGCCCGACGGGCGCGTGTCCACGTTCACCGGCGTGACCGCCGGCGGCTGGGGCGGCGAAGGCTCGCTGCTCACGCCCGGATGCTGGCGCTACGACGGCGTGGCGCTGCGGCCGACGCGCGTGGCCTGCGTGCCGCGACACAGCTTTGAGCGGCTGATGTCCACCAGCATCGACTTCAATCGGTTTCTGTTGTTACACATCAATGCGCGACTGAGCCTGTTCATCGGTCTCATGGAATTCGATCGGCTGCTCGGCCCCGACGCGCGCGTGGCGCGCTGCCTGGCGAGTCTGTTCGACCCCATCCTCTACCCGCGCGCAACGCGTTTCGTGCGGCTGAGCCAGGACGAGATCGGCCTCTTGTCGGCCGTGTCGCGCCAGCGTGCCAACCGTGCGCTGCACGCACTGCAGCGCGACGGCCTGTTGCGCATCGAACACGGCGGCGTGGAAGTGCTCGACCTCGCGGGCCTGCGCACGTACCAGGGCGGGGCGGCGGAAGCGGCGGCGGCCGTTGCTGCGGCCACCGACACGGAAGCGAGCGCGGAAGCGCCCTTGGACGACCTCGTCAGTCCACCTTCGCCCCGGTGGCCTTGA
- a CDS encoding CDP-6-deoxy-delta-3,4-glucoseen reductase, which yields MTATAPHEAGFSITVEPSGRHFVVQGDETILAAGIRQGIGLPYGCKDGACGSCKCKKLSGEVTLGPHQSKALSAEEQLAGYVLTCCAHPTSDVVLESRQVTEAGALPIRKMPVRVMALTRQSHDVILLRLQLPAGEPLQFYAGQYVEFILRDGARRSYSMANAPHTVAVPGTGLELHLRHLPGGKFTDHVFGAMKEKEILRIEGPFGSFFLREDSDKPLILLASGTGFAPIKALLEHMKFKGIERPATLYWGGRRPEDLYMDGWLRAQLAEMPNLRYVPVVSNATPEDNWTGRTGFVHQAVLEDFADLSGHQVYACGAPIVVDSAKRDYVALAGLPEEEFFADAFTTEADKALP from the coding sequence ATGACTGCTACAGCGCCGCACGAAGCGGGCTTTTCCATCACCGTCGAACCCAGCGGGCGCCATTTCGTGGTCCAGGGCGACGAGACGATCCTCGCGGCAGGCATCCGCCAGGGCATCGGCCTCCCCTACGGCTGCAAGGACGGCGCCTGCGGTTCCTGCAAGTGCAAGAAGCTGTCGGGCGAGGTCACGCTCGGCCCGCACCAGAGCAAGGCGCTGAGCGCCGAGGAGCAACTGGCCGGCTACGTGCTGACCTGCTGCGCCCACCCGACGAGCGACGTGGTGCTGGAGTCGCGCCAGGTCACCGAGGCCGGCGCGCTGCCGATCCGCAAGATGCCGGTGCGCGTGATGGCGCTCACGCGCCAGTCGCACGACGTGATCCTGCTGCGCCTGCAGCTGCCGGCCGGCGAGCCGCTGCAGTTCTACGCGGGCCAGTACGTCGAATTCATATTGCGCGACGGCGCGCGCCGCAGCTACTCGATGGCCAATGCGCCGCACACGGTGGCCGTGCCGGGCACGGGCCTCGAACTGCACCTGCGGCACCTGCCGGGCGGCAAGTTCACCGACCACGTCTTCGGCGCGATGAAGGAAAAGGAAATCCTGCGCATCGAAGGCCCGTTCGGCAGCTTCTTCCTGCGCGAGGACTCCGACAAGCCGCTGATCCTGCTGGCCTCGGGCACGGGCTTCGCGCCGATCAAGGCACTGCTCGAGCACATGAAGTTCAAGGGCATCGAGCGGCCCGCCACGCTGTACTGGGGCGGGCGCCGCCCCGAAGACCTGTACATGGACGGCTGGCTGCGCGCGCAGCTGGCCGAGATGCCGAACCTGCGCTACGTGCCCGTGGTGTCGAACGCCACGCCCGAAGACAACTGGACCGGCCGCACGGGCTTCGTCCACCAGGCCGTGCTGGAAGACTTCGCGGACCTGTCGGGCCACCAGGTGTATGCCTGCGGCGCGCCGATCGTGGTCGACTCGGCCAAGCGCGACTACGTGGCCTTGGCCGGCCTGCCCGAAGAAGAATTCTTCGCCGACGCGTTCACCACCGAAGCCGACAAGGCGCTGCCCTGA
- a CDS encoding ABC transporter ATP-binding protein, with protein sequence MTTDTILEVRGISKRFGGLQALSDVGITIKRGQVYGLIGPNGAGKTTFFNVITGLYTPDSGTFELAGKPYQPTAVHEVAKAGIARTFQNIRLFAEMTALENVMVGRHIRTHSGVFGAMLRTKGFKAEEAAIAKRAQELLDYVGIGKFADYKARTLSYGDQRRLEIARALATDPQLIALDEPAAGMNSTEKVLLRELIDRIRKDNRTILIIEHDVKLIMGLCDRVTVLDYGKQIAEGNPVEVQKNEKVIEAYLGTGGH encoded by the coding sequence ATGACGACAGACACCATCCTCGAAGTTCGCGGCATCTCCAAGCGTTTCGGCGGCCTGCAGGCCCTCTCCGACGTGGGCATCACCATCAAGCGCGGGCAGGTCTACGGCCTGATCGGGCCCAACGGCGCCGGCAAGACGACTTTCTTCAACGTGATCACCGGGCTGTACACGCCCGACAGCGGCACCTTCGAGCTGGCCGGCAAGCCCTACCAGCCGACGGCCGTGCACGAAGTGGCCAAGGCCGGCATTGCACGCACCTTCCAGAACATCCGCCTCTTCGCCGAAATGACGGCGCTCGAGAACGTGATGGTCGGGCGCCACATCCGCACGCACTCGGGCGTGTTCGGCGCGATGCTGCGCACCAAGGGTTTCAAGGCCGAAGAAGCGGCCATCGCCAAGCGCGCACAAGAGCTGCTCGACTACGTGGGCATCGGCAAGTTCGCCGACTACAAGGCGCGCACGCTGAGCTACGGCGACCAGCGCCGCCTCGAGATCGCCCGCGCACTGGCCACCGACCCCCAGCTCATCGCGCTGGACGAACCGGCCGCCGGCATGAACTCGACCGAGAAGGTCCTGTTGCGCGAGCTCATCGACCGCATCCGCAAGGACAACCGCACGATCCTGATCATCGAACACGACGTCAAGCTCATCATGGGCCTGTGCGACCGCGTCACCGTGCTCGACTACGGCAAGCAGATTGCCGAGGGCAACCCGGTCGAGGTACAGAAGAACGAAAAGGTGATCGAGGCCTACCTCGGCACCGGAGGACATTGA
- a CDS encoding Bug family tripartite tricarboxylate transporter substrate binding protein, with amino-acid sequence MKTRHFLLTLIAGAAVLGTGHAAAQQHRPIRLVVPYAAGGPIDNTARILAEQVKDTLGGPVIIDNKPGAGGNIGADFVAKAPADGLTIGIAATATNAVNPWLYSKMPFNAATDFAPITQMVRVPNVLVMNAETANRLNIRTLADLIRYAKANPAKLNYGSGGNGSAGHLAGELFKKEAGIFAVHIPYNGGNPAQLALLSGQVDFNFDNLATAAPNIRSGKLKAIAVTTLKRSNALPDVPPVADTLKGFSIDTWWGLVAPAGTPPDVVAKLNQAFVAALNAPETKTRFASMLAEPVGNSSEQFGSFMKSELIKYEKVVKATGAKVD; translated from the coding sequence ATGAAGACGAGACACTTCCTCCTGACCCTGATCGCCGGCGCCGCAGTGCTCGGCACCGGCCATGCCGCAGCCCAGCAACATCGCCCGATCCGCCTCGTGGTGCCCTATGCGGCCGGTGGCCCGATCGACAACACGGCGCGCATCCTGGCCGAGCAGGTGAAGGACACGCTGGGCGGACCGGTCATCATCGACAACAAGCCCGGCGCGGGCGGCAACATCGGCGCCGACTTCGTCGCCAAGGCGCCGGCAGACGGCCTCACGATCGGCATCGCGGCCACGGCCACGAACGCGGTGAACCCGTGGCTGTACAGCAAGATGCCGTTCAACGCCGCGACCGACTTCGCGCCGATCACGCAGATGGTGCGCGTGCCCAACGTGCTGGTGATGAACGCCGAGACGGCCAACCGCCTGAACATCCGCACGCTGGCCGACCTGATCCGCTACGCCAAGGCCAACCCCGCCAAGCTCAACTACGGCAGCGGCGGCAACGGCAGCGCCGGGCACCTCGCGGGCGAGCTGTTCAAGAAAGAAGCGGGCATCTTCGCGGTGCACATTCCGTACAACGGCGGCAACCCGGCGCAGCTGGCGCTGCTGTCGGGTCAGGTCGACTTCAACTTCGACAACCTCGCCACGGCCGCGCCGAACATCCGCTCGGGCAAGCTGAAGGCGATCGCGGTCACGACACTCAAGCGCAGCAACGCCCTGCCCGACGTGCCGCCCGTGGCCGACACGCTCAAGGGCTTCTCGATCGACACGTGGTGGGGCCTGGTCGCACCGGCCGGCACGCCGCCCGACGTGGTGGCAAAGCTCAATCAGGCCTTCGTCGCCGCGCTGAACGCGCCGGAAACGAAGACCCGTTTCGCCTCGATGCTGGCCGAGCCGGTCGGCAATTCGTCCGAGCAGTTCGGCAGCTTCATGAAGAGCGAACTGATCAAGTACGAGAAGGTGGTCAAGGCCACCGGGGCGAAGGTGGACTGA
- a CDS encoding (2Fe-2S)-binding protein has product MPVQSFKVNGQNVDVEAPDDLALLWVLRDKLGITGPKYGCGINVCKACTCHVDGKAVTTCSVRVSDVRGRQVTTIEGLANGNTLHPVQQAWMNLDVPQCGFCQPGQIMAAVDLLRRTRTPTDADIDAIENVCRCGTYGRIREAIKAAAAMMG; this is encoded by the coding sequence ATGCCTGTGCAATCTTTCAAGGTGAACGGCCAGAACGTCGACGTCGAGGCGCCCGACGACCTGGCGCTGCTGTGGGTGCTGCGTGACAAGCTCGGCATCACCGGCCCGAAGTACGGCTGCGGCATCAACGTGTGCAAGGCCTGCACCTGCCACGTCGACGGCAAGGCCGTGACGACCTGCTCGGTGCGCGTGTCCGACGTGCGCGGCCGCCAGGTGACGACCATCGAAGGCCTGGCCAACGGCAACACGCTGCACCCGGTGCAGCAGGCCTGGATGAACCTGGACGTGCCGCAGTGCGGCTTCTGCCAGCCGGGCCAGATCATGGCCGCGGTCGACCTGCTGCGCCGCACGCGCACCCCGACGGACGCCGACATCGACGCCATCGAGAACGTCTGCCGCTGCGGCACCTACGGCCGCATCCGCGAGGCGATCAAGGCCGCCGCCGCGATGATGGGATAG
- a CDS encoding NAD-dependent epimerase/dehydratase family protein, whose translation MPSINSPSGALPARFRRERLLIVGCGDIGQRVARDLRGRMQLVALTSSADRVAALRAAGIRPLVGNLDDSATLRRLAGIATRVLHLAPPARDGGAAWWRDQRTVSLMQALRLRSLPSALVYGSTSGVYGDCGGARVSETRGVRPDTPRSHRRVDAERAVRWFGRSTGVRTSILRIPGIYAPDRENGTPRGRLERGTPVLRREDDVYTSHIHADDLARACMAALFRGKPQRVVHASDDTELRMGDYFDLAADLYGMPRPPRVARDEAQRQLPVQLLSFMGESRRLDNTRLKRELRVRLAHPTVHTGLQPAQA comes from the coding sequence TTGCCTTCAATCAATAGCCCCTCCGGCGCACTGCCGGCCCGGTTCCGGCGCGAGCGCCTGCTGATCGTCGGCTGCGGCGACATCGGCCAGCGCGTGGCGCGCGACCTGCGCGGGCGCATGCAGCTGGTCGCACTCACGTCCTCGGCCGACCGCGTCGCGGCGCTGCGCGCGGCCGGCATCCGGCCTCTGGTGGGCAACCTGGACGACAGCGCCACCCTGCGCCGGCTGGCAGGCATCGCGACCCGCGTGCTGCACCTGGCGCCGCCCGCGCGGGACGGCGGCGCGGCCTGGTGGCGCGACCAGCGCACCGTGTCGCTGATGCAGGCGCTGCGGCTGCGCTCGCTGCCTTCGGCGCTGGTCTACGGCTCGACCAGCGGCGTGTACGGCGACTGCGGCGGCGCGCGCGTGAGCGAAACGCGCGGCGTGCGCCCCGACACGCCGCGCTCCCACCGGCGCGTCGATGCCGAGCGCGCCGTGCGCTGGTTCGGCCGCAGCACCGGCGTGCGCACCAGCATCCTGCGCATTCCGGGCATCTACGCACCCGACCGCGAAAACGGCACCCCGCGCGGCCGCCTGGAGCGCGGCACGCCGGTGCTGCGCCGCGAGGACGACGTCTACACCAGCCACATCCACGCCGACGACCTCGCGCGCGCCTGCATGGCGGCCCTGTTCCGCGGCAAGCCCCAACGCGTGGTGCACGCGTCGGACGACACCGAACTGCGCATGGGCGACTACTTCGACCTGGCCGCCGATCTCTACGGTATGCCCCGCCCGCCGCGCGTGGCGCGCGACGAGGCGCAGCGGCAATTGCCGGTGCAACTGCTGAGCTTCATGGGCGAATCGCGCCGGCTCGACAACACGCGGCTCAAGCGTGAGCTGCGCGTGCGGCTGGCGCACCCGACGGTGCATACCGGGCTGCAGCCTGCGCAAGCCTGA
- a CDS encoding xanthine dehydrogenase family protein molybdopterin-binding subunit, whose amino-acid sequence MKRSNKDPRPARGPDDGDGHGLRRRDVLGYATAAPLASAAAGIAGLGALTAPAAAVAALLPMTPPDTTDLIDIGDAVTLTSLPTMPLVKVTNTGDGRVRLALPRLEVGQGIATASAMMLADKLRLPLSAIEVTSADASPELIWNQLTGGSSSVRSMHAGMPMLGGLGGLLSGSTPSVVGQRVTRLDALDIVTGRKKFTLDQAVPNAKPTMVRRPPTINGKFVGINNMNTVMAMPGVIGVVPIPSTNGITPTPPGVAVMAETFGQAWAAVNALDVTWAAGPLDGESNATIMRKLKSSLLPFALPPLGALTVEAEFEFAPAAHCPMEVECAIADVRADRAEIWAGLQSPIVTQQAVAAELGLPLNKVVVHAVPSGGSFGRRLFWDPVLQAIQVSKALGRPCRLMYHRTDDMRHTRIRPPIYQKARATMLLGQVIAFEQRIASVRLDTRHGFGNMLEAAAIALPNAFPQTVGNFAIEQVMFKTMVTSPYNFGVTTKLLTPVAMDMNTCSYRSVHIQPARLVEEILVDEMARAARKDPIAFRLEYLRLPRARAVLKAVAEAAQWGKAMPAGFAQGVAVHQESKSFTACIVEIDARVPAQARVVRATIAIDVGTPINPSGIEAQLQGGLCESIALVLTAGLHIQNGLPLEGSYSQYHFSRMKHYPKDVKIIIMPANGEAIGGLGEVGLSASSGAIANAYGRATGIKPRSFPLNFPVDFTPIPPGKLPTPVNVPIPA is encoded by the coding sequence ATGAAGCGTTCGAACAAGGACCCGCGCCCCGCGCGCGGACCGGACGACGGGGATGGGCACGGCCTGCGCCGGCGCGATGTGCTCGGCTACGCCACGGCCGCGCCGCTGGCATCGGCGGCGGCGGGCATCGCGGGGCTCGGCGCCCTCACGGCGCCCGCCGCCGCAGTCGCCGCGCTGCTGCCGATGACGCCGCCCGACACCACCGACCTGATCGACATCGGCGATGCGGTCACGCTCACGTCGCTGCCGACCATGCCGCTCGTGAAGGTGACGAACACCGGCGACGGCCGCGTGCGGCTCGCGCTGCCGCGGCTCGAGGTGGGCCAGGGCATCGCCACGGCCAGCGCGATGATGCTGGCCGACAAGCTGCGCCTGCCGCTGAGCGCGATCGAAGTCACGTCGGCCGACGCGAGCCCCGAGCTGATCTGGAACCAGCTCACGGGCGGCTCGTCGAGCGTGCGCTCGATGCACGCGGGCATGCCGATGCTGGGCGGCCTCGGCGGCCTGCTCTCGGGCTCGACGCCCTCGGTGGTCGGCCAGCGCGTGACGCGGCTCGATGCGCTCGACATCGTCACCGGACGCAAGAAGTTCACGCTCGACCAGGCCGTGCCCAATGCCAAGCCGACGATGGTGCGGCGCCCGCCGACCATCAACGGCAAGTTCGTCGGCATCAACAACATGAACACGGTGATGGCGATGCCGGGCGTGATCGGCGTGGTGCCGATTCCGTCGACCAACGGCATCACACCGACGCCGCCGGGCGTGGCCGTGATGGCCGAGACCTTCGGGCAGGCCTGGGCGGCGGTGAACGCGCTCGACGTGACTTGGGCCGCGGGTCCGCTCGACGGCGAATCGAACGCGACCATCATGCGCAAGCTGAAATCGTCATTGCTGCCCTTTGCGCTGCCGCCGCTGGGCGCGCTGACGGTCGAGGCCGAGTTCGAGTTCGCGCCGGCCGCGCACTGCCCGATGGAAGTCGAATGTGCGATTGCCGACGTGCGAGCGGACCGCGCCGAAATCTGGGCCGGACTGCAGAGCCCCATCGTCACCCAGCAGGCGGTGGCCGCCGAACTGGGCCTGCCGCTGAACAAGGTGGTCGTGCATGCGGTGCCCTCGGGCGGCTCCTTCGGGCGGCGCCTGTTCTGGGACCCGGTGCTGCAGGCGATCCAGGTGTCGAAGGCGCTCGGGCGCCCCTGCCGCCTGATGTACCACCGCACCGACGACATGCGCCACACGCGCATCCGCCCGCCGATCTACCAGAAGGCGCGCGCCACGATGCTGCTGGGCCAGGTCATCGCCTTCGAGCAGCGCATCGCCAGCGTGCGCCTGGACACGCGCCATGGCTTCGGCAACATGCTCGAGGCCGCCGCCATCGCGCTGCCCAATGCCTTCCCGCAGACGGTGGGCAACTTCGCGATCGAGCAGGTGATGTTCAAGACCATGGTGACCTCGCCGTACAACTTCGGCGTCACGACCAAGCTGCTGACGCCGGTGGCGATGGACATGAACACCTGCTCCTACCGCTCGGTGCACATCCAGCCCGCGCGACTGGTGGAAGAGATCCTTGTTGACGAGATGGCCCGCGCCGCGCGCAAGGACCCGATCGCGTTCCGGCTCGAGTACCTGCGCCTGCCGCGCGCCCGCGCGGTGCTGAAGGCGGTGGCGGAGGCCGCGCAGTGGGGCAAGGCGATGCCGGCGGGCTTTGCGCAGGGCGTGGCGGTGCACCAGGAGTCGAAGTCGTTCACGGCCTGCATCGTCGAGATCGACGCGCGCGTGCCGGCGCAGGCCCGCGTGGTGCGCGCGACCATCGCCATCGATGTCGGCACGCCGATCAACCCCTCGGGCATCGAGGCGCAGCTGCAGGGCGGCCTGTGCGAATCGATCGCGCTGGTGCTCACCGCAGGCCTGCACATCCAGAACGGCCTGCCGCTGGAAGGCAGCTACTCGCAGTACCACTTCTCGCGCATGAAGCACTACCCGAAGGACGTGAAGATCATCATCATGCCGGCCAACGGCGAGGCCATCGGCGGCCTGGGCGAGGTCGGCCTGTCGGCGAGTTCGGGCGCCATTGCCAACGCCTACGGGCGCGCCACCGGCATCAAGCCGCGCAGCTTCCCGCTGAACTTTCCGGTCGACTTCACGCCGATCCCGCCGGGCAAGCTGCCCACGCCCGTCAACGTTCCGATTCCCGCCTGA
- a CDS encoding NUDIX domain-containing protein, producing MPHPKFCQACATPLEWIALMEDGGPKERLRCPNCGHTHWNNPTPVLAAIVEYRGQVLLARNAAWPGKMFALITGFMEAGETPEEGIAREVKEETNLDVSATKLVGAYDFQRMNQIIIAYHVVADGEVKLSPELVDYRLYDLPDLRCWPAGTGYALADWLRTRGHEPVFFTAAENEERRRGLNLPPEPGNAS from the coding sequence ATGCCCCACCCCAAGTTTTGCCAGGCCTGCGCCACCCCGCTCGAATGGATCGCGTTGATGGAAGACGGCGGTCCCAAGGAGCGGCTGCGCTGCCCCAACTGCGGCCACACGCACTGGAACAACCCCACGCCCGTGCTCGCGGCCATCGTCGAGTACCGAGGCCAGGTGCTGCTGGCGCGCAATGCGGCCTGGCCGGGCAAGATGTTTGCGCTCATCACCGGCTTCATGGAAGCCGGCGAGACGCCCGAGGAGGGCATCGCGCGCGAGGTCAAGGAAGAAACCAACCTCGACGTGAGCGCGACGAAGCTCGTCGGGGCCTACGACTTCCAGCGCATGAACCAGATCATCATCGCGTACCACGTGGTGGCCGACGGCGAGGTGAAGCTCTCGCCCGAGCTGGTGGACTACCGCCTCTACGACCTGCCCGACCTGCGGTGCTGGCCCGCCGGCACCGGCTACGCGCTGGCCGACTGGCTGCGCACGCGCGGCCACGAGCCCGTGTTCTTCACCGCTGCGGAAAACGAAGAGCGTCGCCGCGGCCTGAACCTGCCGCCGGAGCCTGGCAATGCAAGTTGA
- a CDS encoding ABC transporter ATP-binding protein: MSTAEATMATTTAAAAAAKAAGKNLLKVRGLKVGYGGIQAVKGVDFDVFEGELVSLIGSNGAGKTTTMKAITGTLPAGAGEIEFMGRSIKGRGAWDLVGEGLVMVPEGRGVFTRMTITENLQIGAYIRNDKAEIASDMERVFVTFPRLRERKDQLAGTMSGGEQQMLAMGRALMARPKVLLLDEPTMGLSPIMCDKIFEVVQTVASQGVTILLVEQNANRALQLADRGYVMESGLITMNGDAKELLRDPRVRAAYLGE; the protein is encoded by the coding sequence ATGAGCACCGCAGAAGCAACGATGGCAACCACGACGGCAGCGGCTGCAGCCGCCAAGGCCGCAGGCAAGAACCTGCTCAAGGTCCGCGGCCTGAAGGTCGGCTACGGCGGCATCCAGGCCGTGAAGGGCGTGGACTTCGACGTGTTCGAGGGCGAGCTGGTCTCGCTCATCGGCTCCAACGGCGCCGGCAAGACCACCACCATGAAGGCCATCACCGGCACGCTGCCGGCCGGCGCGGGCGAGATCGAATTCATGGGCCGCAGCATCAAGGGCCGCGGCGCCTGGGACCTGGTGGGCGAGGGCCTCGTGATGGTGCCCGAGGGCCGCGGCGTGTTCACGCGCATGACGATCACCGAGAACCTGCAGATCGGTGCCTACATCCGCAACGACAAGGCCGAGATCGCGAGCGACATGGAGCGCGTGTTCGTGACCTTCCCGCGCCTGCGCGAGCGCAAGGACCAGCTGGCCGGCACGATGTCGGGCGGCGAACAGCAGATGCTGGCCATGGGCCGCGCGCTCATGGCGCGCCCGAAGGTGCTGCTGCTCGACGAACCCACCATGGGCCTGTCGCCGATCATGTGCGACAAGATCTTCGAGGTGGTGCAGACCGTGGCCTCGCAAGGCGTCACGATCCTGCTGGTGGAACAGAACGCCAACCGCGCGCTGCAACTGGCCGACCGTGGCTACGTGATGGAGTCGGGCCTCATCACGATGAACGGCGACGCCAAGGAACTGCTGCGCGATCCGCGCGTGCGCGCCGCCTACCTCGGCGAGTAA
- a CDS encoding RidA family protein: protein MSKQSVRVPDGHPTFGSTAVFDTFKYAPGVKAGGLLFVAGQVGLRADGSVPESAAEQADWAFRRLGVVLESAGLGFADLVEIVSYHVDVGSELAGFREVKDRYITEDFPAWTILGVAALARPALRVEIRAVAALRAAQAG from the coding sequence GTGAGCAAACAAAGTGTCCGCGTCCCCGACGGCCATCCGACCTTCGGCTCGACCGCCGTCTTCGACACCTTCAAGTACGCGCCCGGCGTCAAGGCCGGCGGCCTGCTGTTCGTGGCGGGGCAGGTCGGCCTGCGTGCGGACGGCAGCGTGCCCGAGAGCGCCGCGGAGCAGGCCGACTGGGCCTTCCGGCGGCTGGGCGTCGTGCTGGAAAGCGCGGGGCTCGGTTTTGCCGACCTGGTGGAGATCGTGAGCTACCACGTCGACGTCGGCAGCGAACTCGCGGGCTTTCGCGAAGTGAAGGACCGCTACATCACGGAGGATTTTCCGGCGTGGACGATCCTCGGCGTGGCGGCGCTGGCGCGGCCGGCGCTGCGGGTGGAGATTCGGGCGGTGGCGGCGTTGAGGGCCGCGCAGGCGGGCTGA
- the cysM gene encoding cysteine synthase CysM, which yields MNYPTIEDAIGKTPLVALQRIHAAENAKRGNVILGKLEGNNPAGSVKDRPALSMIKRAEERGEIKPGDTLIEATSGNTGIALAMAAAIKGYRMVLIMPEDLSVERAQTMKAFGAELVLTPKSGGMEYARDLAEQMVGQGKGRVLDQFANPDNPRIHYETTGPEIWTDTQGKITHFVSAMGTTGTITGVSRYLKEKNPAVRIVGAQPAEGSRIPGIRKWPTEYLPKIYDPSCVDEEISVTQDDAEEMCRRLAREEGIFGGISAAGALWAAIEVSKKVENATIVFVVCDRGDRYLSTGVFPA from the coding sequence ATGAATTATCCGACGATCGAAGACGCCATCGGCAAGACCCCCCTGGTTGCCCTGCAACGCATCCACGCGGCAGAAAACGCCAAGCGCGGCAACGTGATTCTCGGGAAGCTCGAAGGCAACAACCCGGCGGGTTCGGTCAAGGACCGGCCGGCGCTGTCGATGATCAAGCGGGCCGAGGAACGCGGGGAAATCAAGCCCGGCGACACGCTGATCGAAGCCACCTCGGGCAACACCGGCATCGCGCTGGCGATGGCCGCCGCCATCAAGGGCTACCGCATGGTGCTGATCATGCCGGAGGACCTCTCGGTGGAGCGCGCCCAGACCATGAAGGCCTTCGGCGCCGAACTCGTGCTCACGCCCAAGAGCGGCGGCATGGAATACGCGCGCGACCTCGCCGAGCAGATGGTCGGTCAAGGCAAGGGCCGCGTGCTCGACCAGTTCGCCAACCCCGACAACCCGCGCATCCACTACGAGACCACCGGCCCCGAGATCTGGACCGACACGCAGGGCAAGATCACCCACTTCGTGAGCGCCATGGGCACCACGGGCACCATCACCGGTGTCTCGCGCTACCTGAAGGAAAAGAACCCGGCGGTGCGCATCGTCGGCGCGCAGCCGGCCGAAGGCTCGCGCATTCCCGGCATCCGCAAATGGCCCACTGAATACCTGCCGAAGATCTACGACCCGAGCTGCGTCGACGAAGAAATCAGCGTGACCCAGGACGACGCCGAAGAAATGTGCCGGCGCCTCGCGCGCGAAGAGGGCATCTTCGGCGGCATCTCGGCAGCCGGCGCGCTGTGGGCGGCCATCGAAGTGTCGAAGAAGGTCGAGAACGCGACCATCGTCTTCGTCGTGTGCGACCGCGGCGACCGCTACCTGTCGACGGGCGTTTTCCCCGCCTGA
- a CDS encoding GAF domain-containing protein: MPQMIEALLADQGVQAVLAYLNARVPHRYTGIYKIRSDLVTSLYLHDKQGELIPENIAIVPFEASICPFVLRDGWFRTDDSSADERFATHPGRDYTISYHGVPLLNPSGAVAGTLCHFNFTAVPLPDDEFELLHRAALSLQVKLAGVLG; this comes from the coding sequence ATGCCACAGATGATTGAAGCCTTGCTTGCCGATCAAGGCGTGCAGGCGGTCCTCGCCTACTTGAATGCGCGCGTGCCGCACCGGTACACCGGGATCTACAAGATTCGCTCCGACCTGGTCACAAGCCTTTATCTGCACGACAAGCAAGGCGAGTTGATCCCCGAAAACATTGCCATCGTTCCCTTCGAGGCGAGCATCTGCCCCTTTGTGTTGCGTGACGGCTGGTTCCGGACCGACGACTCGAGTGCGGACGAGCGCTTTGCAACGCATCCCGGGCGGGACTACACCATCAGCTACCACGGCGTTCCGTTGTTGAACCCCTCGGGCGCGGTCGCCGGGACCTTGTGCCACTTCAACTTCACGGCCGTTCCGCTGCCGGACGATGAGTTCGAGTTGCTGCACCGGGCCGCCTTGTCGCTCCAGGTGAAGCTCGCCGGCGTTCTTGGCTAG